In Candidatus Sodalis pierantonius str. SOPE, one DNA window encodes the following:
- the erpA gene encoding iron-sulfur cluster insertion protein ErpA → MSETAALPLQFTDSAASKVKNLIADEDNPNLKLRVYIIGGGCSGFQYGFTFDDKVNEDDFTIEKQAVALVVDPMSLQYLVGGSVDYSEGLEGSRFIVTNPNAKTTCGCGSSFSI, encoded by the coding sequence ATGAGTGAGACGGCAGCATTGCCATTACAGTTTACCGATTCAGCGGCAAGCAAGGTCAAAAACCTTATCGCGGACGAAGATAATCCGAATCTGAAATTGCGGGTCTATATCATCGGCGGCGGCTGCAGCGGCTTCCAGTATGGTTTCACCTTTGACGATAAAGTGAACGAAGACGACTTCACCATCGAGAAACAGGCTGTAGCGCTGGTGGTCGACCCTATGAGCCTGCAATACCTGGTGGGCGGGTCGGTAGATTACAGCGAAGGGCTGGAAGGGTCGCGTTTTATCGTCACCAATCCCAACGCCAAAACCACCTGCGGTTGCGGGTCGTCATTCAGCATCTAG
- a CDS encoding TRIC cation channel family protein: protein MMLYWLDILGTAVFAISGVLLAGKLRMDPFGVLVLGVVTAVGGGTIRDMALANGPVFWVSDPTDLVVAIITCFVTLLTIGQACQPPKWILPVLDAIGLAVFVGIGVNKAFASGAVPLIAVCMGVIIGVGGGMLRDVLAREIPLVLRTEIYATACIAGGIVHTVTYSEWHFPLKHAAMLGMATTLLIRLAAIRWHLKLPVFEFHNRD, encoded by the coding sequence CTGATGCTCTATTGGCTCGATATTCTGGGTACGGCGGTGTTCGCCATTTCCGGCGTCCTGCTGGCCGGCAAACTTCGGATGGATCCGTTCGGTGTGCTGGTGCTCGGCGTGGTGACCGCGGTTGGCGGCGGCACGATCCGCGATATGGCGCTGGCTAACGGACCGGTATTCTGGGTAAGCGATCCCACCGATTTGGTGGTGGCGATTATCACCTGTTTCGTCACCCTCCTGACCATCGGCCAGGCGTGCCAGCCGCCGAAATGGATCCTGCCGGTGCTTGATGCCATCGGACTGGCGGTGTTTGTCGGTATCGGCGTCAATAAAGCGTTCGCCAGCGGCGCCGTGCCGCTCATTGCGGTGTGTATGGGGGTAATTATCGGCGTGGGCGGCGGCATGCTGCGGGACGTGCTGGCGCGGGAGATCCCGCTTGTCCTGCGCACCGAAATTTACGCCACCGCCTGCATCGCCGGCGGTATTGTGCATACCGTGACCTACAGCGAGTGGCATTTCCCCCTCAAGCACGCCGCCATGCTGGGAATGGCGACGACGCTGCTTATTCGGCTGGCGGCCATCCGCTGGCATCTGAAGCTGCCGGTGTTTGAATTTCATAACCGCGACTAG
- the mtnN gene encoding 5'-methylthioadenosine/S-adenosylhomocysteine nucleosidase → MKIGIIGAMEQEVALLRDRLSHSTLHQQAGCEIYTGQLHGVEIALVKSGIGKVSAALGTTLLLDHFKPELVINTGSAGGLAPSLKVGDIVVSHEVRYHDVDVTAFGYEPGQMAQCPASFNAAPSLVALTEEIIDRLGMHAVRGLVVSGDAFINGAEGLARIRRTFPQAIAVEMEATAIAHVCHQFAVPFVVVRAISDVADQASHLSFEEFLTVAAQSSSRLVEEMVHALAGQR, encoded by the coding sequence ATAAAAATTGGCATTATCGGCGCAATGGAACAGGAAGTCGCGCTGCTGCGCGACCGCTTGAGCCACTCTACCCTCCATCAGCAGGCGGGATGTGAAATTTATACCGGTCAGCTACACGGCGTTGAGATAGCGCTGGTGAAATCCGGCATCGGCAAGGTTTCCGCCGCGTTGGGGACCACGCTGCTGCTGGATCATTTCAAGCCTGAGCTGGTCATCAATACCGGTTCCGCCGGCGGTCTGGCGCCGTCGCTGAAAGTCGGCGATATTGTGGTGTCCCATGAAGTGCGCTATCACGATGTCGACGTCACCGCCTTCGGCTATGAGCCCGGCCAGATGGCGCAGTGTCCAGCGTCGTTTAATGCCGCCCCGTCGCTGGTGGCGCTGACGGAGGAAATCATCGATCGCCTCGGCATGCATGCAGTACGCGGTCTGGTGGTTAGCGGCGACGCTTTTATCAACGGCGCAGAAGGGCTGGCCCGTATCCGCCGGACCTTCCCGCAGGCGATCGCCGTGGAAATGGAGGCTACCGCCATCGCCCATGTGTGCCACCAATTTGCCGTACCCTTCGTCGTGGTGCGCGCCATCTCTGATGTCGCGGATCAAGCGTCCCATCTGAGCTTTGAAGAGTTCCTCACCGTGGCGGCACAAAGCTCCTCCCGCCTGGTCGAGGAAATGGTGCACGCGCTGGCCGGCCAGCGGTAA
- the dgt gene encoding dGTPase, with amino-acid sequence MSDINFSHKISFQRPFSPAISAQDDYAIIRQFESDRGRIINSAAIRRLQQKTQVFPLERNAAVRSRLTHSLEVQQVGRHIVKEIFHRLKSDGRIGALGLSQMEAPCESMVEMTCLMHDIGNPPFGHFGEAAINDWFRRRLDIASLEQDALGNDRCQVVSLRLRAGDEDNNALRGRIRLDLCHFEGNAQAIRMVHSLLKLNLTYAQVGCILKYTRPAYWQGPSPAAFSYLMKKPGFYLSEEEYVQTLRRKLSLGEFHRFPLTYIMEAADDISYCIADLEDAVEKKIFTVEQLYLFLQKEWGSVVKGDLFDKVIGQAFNKIRRYQGLRSGDQFFMYLRVNTVARLVPHAAQRFLDNLAPIYDGSFNQALLEDSSPAFRLLKIFKSVAFKHVFNHPEVEQLELQGYRVISGLLEIYNPLLDMSQQDFQRLAAEDYHPAHPIASRLYHKLSAKHRLAYGEAMETVNRYPAGQQPMMEFYYRARLIQDYISGMTDLYAWDEYRRLMAAE; translated from the coding sequence ATGTCCGATATCAACTTCAGCCATAAAATCAGTTTCCAACGTCCTTTCAGTCCGGCGATAAGCGCCCAGGATGATTATGCTATTATCCGCCAATTTGAAAGCGACCGCGGGCGCATTATCAATTCCGCCGCAATACGCCGGCTACAGCAAAAAACCCAGGTTTTTCCCCTTGAGCGCAATGCCGCGGTGCGCTCGCGCCTGACCCACTCGCTGGAGGTACAGCAGGTGGGCCGCCATATCGTTAAAGAGATCTTTCATCGCCTCAAAAGCGACGGGCGCATTGGCGCGTTGGGTTTATCGCAGATGGAAGCGCCCTGCGAGAGCATGGTGGAGATGACCTGCCTGATGCACGATATCGGTAATCCGCCGTTTGGTCATTTCGGCGAAGCGGCAATCAACGACTGGTTTCGCCGCCGGCTGGATATCGCCAGCCTGGAGCAGGACGCCCTCGGTAACGATCGGTGCCAGGTGGTCAGCCTGCGCCTGCGAGCCGGCGACGAAGACAACAATGCGCTGCGCGGCCGCATTCGTCTCGATTTGTGCCATTTTGAAGGCAACGCCCAGGCCATCCGTATGGTGCATAGTCTGCTTAAGCTTAATTTGACCTATGCGCAGGTCGGCTGCATTCTTAAGTACACCCGCCCGGCCTACTGGCAGGGCCCGTCGCCGGCGGCGTTCAGCTATCTAATGAAGAAACCGGGTTTTTATCTCTCGGAAGAAGAGTATGTCCAAACGCTGCGGCGCAAATTATCGCTAGGGGAATTTCACCGTTTTCCGCTGACGTATATTATGGAAGCCGCCGACGATATTTCCTATTGTATTGCCGACCTGGAAGATGCGGTAGAGAAAAAAATCTTTACCGTGGAGCAACTGTATCTTTTCCTGCAAAAAGAGTGGGGCAGCGTCGTTAAAGGCGATCTATTCGATAAAGTGATAGGCCAGGCGTTCAACAAAATAAGACGTTATCAAGGGCTGCGCAGCGGCGATCAGTTTTTTATGTATTTACGCGTCAATACCGTGGCGCGGTTAGTGCCGCATGCGGCGCAGCGTTTTCTGGATAATCTGGCGCCCATTTACGACGGCAGTTTCAATCAGGCGCTGCTGGAGGACTCGAGTCCGGCGTTTCGGCTGTTAAAGATATTTAAAAGTGTTGCTTTCAAGCATGTGTTTAATCATCCTGAAGTCGAGCAGTTGGAACTGCAGGGCTATCGGGTGATAAGCGGGCTGCTGGAAATTTATAACCCCTTGCTTGACATGTCGCAGCAGGATTTTCAACGGTTGGCGGCGGAGGATTATCACCCCGCGCATCCCATCGCCAGCCGCCTGTATCATAAACTGTCCGCCAAACATCGTCTGGCCTATGGCGAGGCGATGGAGACGGTCAACCGCTATCCCGCTGGCCAGCAACCCATGATGGAATTTTATTATCGCGCGCGTTTAATCCAGGATTATATTAGCGGTATGACCGATCTTTATGCCTGGGATGAATATCGTCGGCTGATGGCCGCCGAGTAG
- the degP gene encoding serine endoprotease DegP has translation MKKSTLVLTALALSLGMALSPVSVFAAETAATHQQLPSLAPMLEKVMPSVVSISVEGSTPVTSRQMPDQLKQFFGQNSPLCQDGSPFQASPLCQGGDEGSDDGGDKGGAPAQEKFQALGAGVIIDADKGYVVTNNHVVNDASKIQVQLNDGRKFDAKLIGKDPRSDIALVQLIDFKNLTAIKMADSDQLRVGDYTVAIGNPYGLGEAATSGIVSALGRSGLNIENYENFIQTDAAINRGNSGGALVNLNGELIGINTAILAPDGGNIGIGFAIPSNMVKNLTKQIVEFGQVKRGEIGILGTELTPELAKAMKIDAQRGAFVSQVMPKSAAEKAGVKAGDVIVTMNGKALNSFASFRADISSQPVGTKMTLGLLRDGKPVTVTVTLEQSTQSQVDSGMVFTGIEGAELSNTELDGQKGVRVDNVKAGSTAERVGLKKGDVILGVNQQSVENIGELRKILDTKPNVLALNIRRGDTSLYLLAQ, from the coding sequence ATGAAAAAATCCACATTGGTCCTGACGGCGCTTGCTCTCAGTCTGGGCATGGCGCTCAGTCCCGTCTCTGTCTTTGCGGCAGAAACCGCCGCGACCCATCAACAGTTGCCCAGCCTGGCGCCGATGCTGGAAAAAGTCATGCCCTCCGTGGTGAGTATCAGCGTCGAGGGCAGTACGCCGGTCACGTCGCGGCAAATGCCCGATCAACTCAAGCAATTCTTCGGTCAAAATTCGCCGCTGTGCCAGGACGGCTCGCCCTTCCAGGCGTCACCGTTGTGCCAGGGCGGCGATGAGGGGAGCGATGACGGTGGTGATAAAGGCGGCGCGCCGGCCCAGGAAAAATTCCAGGCGCTGGGAGCCGGGGTCATTATCGACGCCGATAAGGGCTATGTGGTGACCAACAATCATGTAGTGAATGACGCGTCTAAAATACAGGTACAGCTCAACGACGGACGTAAATTCGACGCCAAGCTTATCGGTAAGGATCCGCGATCCGATATTGCGCTGGTGCAGCTGATTGACTTCAAAAACCTGACCGCCATCAAAATGGCCGATTCCGATCAACTGCGGGTCGGGGATTATACCGTGGCTATCGGCAATCCCTACGGGCTGGGGGAAGCGGCGACCTCCGGTATTGTCTCGGCGCTCGGACGCAGCGGGTTGAATATCGAAAATTATGAGAACTTTATCCAGACCGACGCGGCCATCAACCGCGGCAATTCCGGCGGCGCGCTGGTGAATCTGAACGGCGAGCTTATCGGTATTAATACCGCCATATTGGCGCCGGACGGCGGTAATATCGGCATCGGTTTTGCCATACCGAGCAATATGGTCAAAAACCTGACCAAGCAAATTGTTGAATTCGGTCAGGTAAAACGCGGCGAAATTGGCATCCTCGGCACCGAGTTGACGCCGGAACTGGCGAAAGCTATGAAGATCGATGCCCAGCGCGGCGCATTCGTCAGCCAGGTAATGCCGAAATCCGCCGCGGAGAAAGCCGGCGTGAAAGCGGGGGATGTGATCGTCACCATGAACGGTAAGGCGCTGAACAGCTTCGCCTCGTTCCGGGCCGACATCAGCTCGCAGCCGGTGGGCACCAAAATGACCCTCGGCCTGCTGCGCGACGGTAAACCGGTCACGGTCACCGTTACCCTGGAGCAAAGCACGCAATCCCAGGTGGATTCCGGGATGGTCTTTACCGGCATCGAAGGCGCGGAGCTCAGCAATACCGAGCTTGACGGCCAGAAAGGCGTGCGGGTAGATAACGTCAAGGCCGGCAGCACCGCCGAGCGGGTCGGGCTGAAGAAGGGCGATGTTATTCTCGGCGTGAATCAGCAGTCGGTGGAAAATATCGGCGAGCTGCGCAAAATTCTCGACACCAAACCCAATGTGCTGGCGCTGAATATTCGCCGCGGTGATACTTCGCTGTATCTATTGGCGCAATAA